CTAAAAAAGGTGTTCAGATTATGAAAATAAGCGAATATAGTGGTCCGCTCGACCAGCGGCGCTACACGTAATAATTTCCCTTTTTTAGCACGATTAGACCAGGTTATAAAAAAACTTTAAAACGATTCAACAATGGAGGCAACAAACATGGAAAAAACAGAAATCTTTAATCAAGTACAAGCAATCATTATGGAACAATTGGACAAAAGTGCGAATGAAGTCACTATGACTACTAATTTCAAAGAAAACTTAAATGCTGATAGTCTGGATGTTTTTGAAATTATTAATGAAATCGAAGACGAATTTGATGTCAAAATCGAAACTGATGAAGAAATCGCTACTGTCAGTGATTTAGTGGATTTCGTTGCTAAACAAATTGCTTAGAGTTTGCTGAAAAAGCGTTTAGGTTAAGTTTGACTGTAAGAACTTTTCCAAACACGAGTTAGTTATTTTTATTGAGATAGAAAGAAGGTGGGCCTGTGAGTCCTTTTATGCAATCGTTGGGCTTAAAGTACCCAATTTTTCAAGGTGGCATGGCCTGGGTAGCTAATGGTGAGTTGGCAGCGGCCGTTTCTAATGCCGGCGGTTTAGGTATTATTGGCAGTGGTCACGCACCGGCAACCGTAGTGGCGAAAGAGATCGCCACGGCTAAAGCGTTAACTGATAAACCGTTTGGCGTTAATGTAATGTTGCTTTCACCACATGTTGAAGAAGTAGTGCAGGTGATTTTACAAGCACACGTTGCCGTGGTAACAACGGGCGCTGGTAATCCGGCAAAGTACATCGCGGCATTTAAAGCAGCAGGAATCAAAGTAGTCCCGGTGGTACCTTCGGTTGGCTTAGCGCGAATTATGGCCCGAATCGGTGTCGATGCGGTAGTTGCTGAAGGCATGGAATCCGGTGGGCACATTGGTAGTATGACGACCATGACACTAGTGCCACAAGTCGTTGATGCAGTGGATATTCCAGTGATTGCAGCTGGCGGAATCGGCGATGGTCGCGGAGTTGCGGCAGCATTGATGCTAGGAGCAGCTGGCGTGCAAATGGGCACGCGCTTTTTAGCCGCTAAAGAATGTCACATTCATGAAAAATATAAAAATGCGGTTTTAAAAGCGAAAGATATCGACACACTAGTCACTGGGGCCTATATTGGGCATCCAGCCCGAGTATTAAAAAATAAAATGAGTCGTCAATTTTTAGTCGCAGAAAAAGCGGCAGCGTTGCAAGATGATCCTGATTTTGCGG
This is a stretch of genomic DNA from Loigolactobacillus coryniformis subsp. coryniformis KCTC 3167 = DSM 20001. It encodes these proteins:
- the acpP gene encoding acyl carrier protein, whose translation is MEKTEIFNQVQAIIMEQLDKSANEVTMTTNFKENLNADSLDVFEIINEIEDEFDVKIETDEEIATVSDLVDFVAKQIA
- the fabK gene encoding enoyl-[acyl-carrier-protein] reductase FabK, which translates into the protein MSPFMQSLGLKYPIFQGGMAWVANGELAAAVSNAGGLGIIGSGHAPATVVAKEIATAKALTDKPFGVNVMLLSPHVEEVVQVILQAHVAVVTTGAGNPAKYIAAFKAAGIKVVPVVPSVGLARIMARIGVDAVVAEGMESGGHIGSMTTMTLVPQVVDAVDIPVIAAGGIGDGRGVAAALMLGAAGVQMGTRFLAAKECHIHEKYKNAVLKAKDIDTLVTGAYIGHPARVLKNKMSRQFLVAEKAAALQDDPDFAAVEELGNGSLRRAVETGDEVTGSYMAGQIAGLIKTETSCATILQETAAQAQACLQKGQAENYF